The following proteins are co-located in the Streptomyces sp. NBC_01198 genome:
- a CDS encoding ABC transporter permease: MTTTTTVPGAYATLTRATFLASVRDRTTVFFTFAFPLVFLVVFGLLFRGQSVDGGLPYINYVAPGVLSWGVGNAALFGPAFALMHWRRDDILRLIWRTPTPLPTVLGSRFVVAVVVGLSQAVLFTAVALLPFFGLHLDGSWPLALPLLVFGVAAFLAMGLVVGSLADTPEAVAAIANCVMVPMAFLSGSFYPADLLPGWIRTASWVLPLRYLDDGLTDVLAGRASFGSLALDCGGLAAFTVVFGLIAARIFRWSNRT; the protein is encoded by the coding sequence ATGACCACGACGACCACCGTCCCCGGCGCCTACGCCACCCTCACCAGGGCCACCTTCCTGGCCTCGGTACGCGACCGCACCACCGTCTTCTTCACCTTCGCCTTCCCGCTGGTCTTCCTCGTGGTCTTCGGGCTGCTCTTCCGCGGCCAGTCCGTGGACGGCGGCCTGCCGTACATCAACTACGTGGCGCCCGGCGTGCTGTCGTGGGGCGTCGGCAACGCGGCGCTGTTCGGTCCGGCCTTCGCGCTGATGCACTGGCGGCGCGACGACATCCTGCGGCTCATCTGGCGGACCCCGACTCCGCTGCCCACGGTGCTCGGTTCGCGGTTCGTCGTCGCCGTCGTGGTGGGCCTGTCGCAGGCGGTGCTCTTCACTGCGGTCGCGCTGCTGCCCTTCTTCGGCCTGCACCTGGACGGCAGTTGGCCGCTGGCGCTGCCGCTGCTGGTCTTCGGGGTGGCGGCCTTCCTGGCGATGGGCCTGGTCGTCGGCAGCCTCGCCGACACCCCCGAGGCGGTCGCGGCGATCGCCAACTGCGTGATGGTGCCGATGGCGTTCCTGTCCGGCTCCTTCTACCCGGCCGACCTGCTGCCCGGCTGGATACGGACCGCCTCGTGGGTGCTGCCGCTGCGCTACCTCGACGACGGGCTGACCGATGTGCTGGCCGGGCGCGCCTCCTTCGGGTCGCTGGCCCTCGACTGCGGCGGCCTGGCCGCCTTCACCGTCGTCTTCGGGCTGATCGCCGCCCGCATCTTCCGCTGGAGCAACCGCACATGA
- a CDS encoding ABC transporter ATP-binding protein: MKPQPRPAGTAIVLDGVSKRYGEVHALDNVSLTVGQGEFFGVLGPNGAGKTTLVEIVEGMRKADSGTVRVFGRSPWPRDTALLRRIGVQTQTSAFFTRLTAWEHLETVAALQGADRAAARHALDLVGLAGKERSRVDDLSGGQRQRLALATALVHQPDLIFLDEPTAALDPQARRSLWSVLRELRGEGRTIVYTTHYLDEAEALCDRVAIVAGGRVVALDSPGALIRSMAAPARLLVPADRITVEQARAVQGAERVLVEGGEVVIETRHANKVLIELGALVDMDAIQTRTATLEDAYLRLTAAPPPPPADRAGAPAVGSERGR; encoded by the coding sequence ATGAAACCACAGCCCCGTCCGGCGGGGACCGCCATCGTCCTCGACGGCGTCAGCAAGCGCTACGGCGAGGTGCACGCGCTCGACAACGTCTCGCTGACCGTGGGGCAGGGCGAGTTCTTCGGCGTACTCGGCCCCAACGGGGCGGGGAAGACCACCCTGGTGGAGATCGTCGAGGGCATGCGCAAGGCGGACTCAGGCACCGTCCGGGTATTCGGCCGCAGCCCATGGCCGCGCGACACCGCGCTGCTGCGCAGGATCGGCGTGCAGACCCAGACGTCGGCCTTCTTCACCCGGCTCACAGCGTGGGAGCACCTGGAGACCGTCGCCGCGCTCCAGGGCGCCGACCGCGCCGCCGCACGCCACGCGCTGGACCTGGTCGGCCTGGCCGGCAAGGAGCGCAGCCGGGTGGACGACCTGTCGGGCGGCCAGCGGCAGCGGCTGGCGCTGGCCACCGCGCTGGTGCACCAGCCGGACCTGATCTTCCTGGATGAGCCGACCGCCGCGCTGGACCCGCAGGCCCGCAGGTCGCTGTGGTCGGTGCTGCGGGAGCTGCGCGGCGAGGGCCGCACCATCGTCTACACCACCCACTACCTGGACGAGGCCGAGGCGCTGTGCGACCGGGTCGCCATCGTCGCGGGCGGCCGGGTGGTGGCGCTGGACAGCCCCGGCGCGCTGATCAGGTCGATGGCCGCGCCCGCCAGGCTGCTGGTGCCCGCCGACCGCATCACCGTCGAGCAGGCCCGCGCCGTCCAGGGCGCGGAACGGGTGCTGGTCGAGGGCGGCGAGGTCGTCATCGAGACGCGGCACGCCAACAAGGTGCTGATCGAACTGGGCGCGCTGGTCGACATGGACGCGATCCAGACCAGGACGGCGACGCTGGAGGACGCCTACCTCCGGCTCACCGCCGCGCCACCTCCGCCCCCCGCGGACCGGGCCGGCGCCCCGGCGGTCGGATCGGAGCGCGGCCGATGA
- a CDS encoding lantibiotic dehydratase C-terminal domain-containing protein, which yields MTTPEAATAPTPAHPPAPAVPPVPPGPETRGDWLAFHVFYAASPRPFLLRCVRPLVAELTGEGLLSGWFFINYWLEGPHIRLRLRPAAPAAGPEVAARASRAIEAFLAERPALYEVKGGFLADLYNTLFELEFPGGERNGLVDADGRMRLRPNNTFSPEPYEPEYGKYGGQAGIELAEWHFQRSSELVSGALGTMNLHLRTVLLGVAAQLMMTMSGCLLREETALLEFLDRYHQFWNSAFSTTNYTAQDGYDRAYGTMESLPARFQHIRAAVAESAPERLPSFLAGWAEHCLSLRDKVVALARGGDLVFRSWDGTRDLPVTDPGQALPMLLSPYMHMTNNRLSVTVRDEAFLSYVLARALREPRPTAAP from the coding sequence ATGACCACCCCAGAGGCGGCCACCGCCCCGACCCCGGCGCACCCCCCCGCGCCGGCCGTCCCGCCCGTGCCCCCGGGCCCGGAGACCCGCGGCGACTGGCTGGCCTTCCACGTCTTCTACGCCGCCAGCCCCCGCCCCTTCCTGCTGCGCTGCGTCCGCCCGCTCGTCGCCGAGCTGACCGGCGAGGGCCTGCTGAGCGGCTGGTTCTTCATCAACTACTGGCTGGAGGGCCCGCACATCAGACTGCGGCTGCGCCCGGCCGCACCGGCCGCGGGCCCCGAGGTCGCCGCCCGCGCGAGCCGCGCCATCGAGGCCTTCCTGGCCGAGCGCCCCGCGCTCTACGAGGTCAAGGGCGGTTTCCTCGCGGACCTCTACAACACCCTCTTCGAGTTGGAGTTCCCCGGCGGCGAGCGCAACGGCCTGGTCGACGCGGACGGCCGGATGAGGCTGCGGCCCAACAACACCTTCAGCCCCGAACCTTACGAGCCGGAGTACGGCAAATACGGCGGTCAGGCCGGGATCGAGCTGGCCGAGTGGCACTTCCAGCGCTCCAGCGAGCTGGTCTCCGGCGCGCTCGGCACGATGAACCTGCACCTGCGGACCGTACTGCTGGGCGTGGCCGCGCAGTTGATGATGACCATGTCGGGCTGCCTGCTGCGCGAGGAGACGGCGCTGCTGGAATTCCTCGACCGCTACCACCAGTTCTGGAACTCGGCCTTCTCCACCACCAACTACACCGCCCAGGACGGCTACGACCGGGCCTACGGCACCATGGAGTCACTGCCCGCCCGCTTCCAGCACATCCGTGCCGCCGTCGCCGAGTCGGCCCCGGAACGGCTGCCGAGCTTCCTCGCCGGCTGGGCGGAGCACTGCCTCTCGCTGCGCGACAAGGTGGTGGCGCTGGCCCGCGGCGGCGACCTGGTCTTCCGGTCCTGGGACGGCACGCGCGACCTGCCGGTCACCGACCCCGGACAGGCGCTGCCGATGCTGCTCTCGCCATACATGCACATGACCAACAACCGGCTCTCTGTGACCGTCCGCGACGAGGCCTTCCTGTCGTACGTGCTGGCCCGCGCGCTGCGCGAGCCCCGGCCCACGGCGGCGCCGTGA
- a CDS encoding lantibiotic dehydratase, producing MSVDAVAQDTGDSSRSWLLHRRFMLRVAGLPVEAVHRLRSPDARRWAAEVLAAEQKVASLGQELNDPLTVLVKATEDDADRRAVLALRRQVFNDRLPGDPDAVRRLAAGVGGGTGDLLTCWLDARLRLAELHTAGGPLLDRELAAARTALRTLAGADRLRLALALASPTLDGQLDAFIADRAPVPDKRTRKKERSLLAYLYRTACKTSPFSTFTAVAEGTFGDAAPEVRTGERWTSHPRLNVVVLARLAELIAADSARRDDLPVTLSAGWELDEDRIRYVRRSVTAGDDSAAVSFDAAHDRLFFLRNSGTLERLTALFREQPHLSYAELTGWLTAETGATGDQADRYAATLLDLGILQMTGLATDVHTADPLRSFRAALRDLGRDWADDIADRLEGPAARVDRYRHADVPARRALLAGLRHDLAALQADLGAATPSLPQTLLYEDVREQPVAADLAEWTELAAAPLHALTGMMPAFDVALPQRLTLKGFFVARHGRGGRCEDLLRLVHDFHEDIFTQYLQFTSLKSPWAADGAHAPEENWLGMPEVAALDSARAAFTGRMRELWAAHPEGGAELRLGEDLVAAVTGELAPLGTAFAPHSHFLQLARRPGDPLVVLNNSYGGLSFPFTRFTHCFDDDDARGDGGLSGRLRETLRDWQPPGAVFAEITAGSATTNLNLHGRLTDYEIVCPGESSTAPAEARIDLDDLYAEHDEQADRLVLRSRRLDREVVPLYLGYLVPMVLPEVPRTLLLLSPTSRASFDVWRGVPEAAVRDGVTSRPRVRYRSVVLHRRSWTAAPGALPVREPGTDEAGFFLRWQRWRRDHGLPERVFATLHEQRDGDTGGFGAAFGGSKPQYVDFDSPLSLIALDALTGGGRTRTVFEEMLPGEEELHVRSPGGHHVAELAVEIVPRPAAPAAAPRPGRQDSAV from the coding sequence ATGAGCGTCGACGCCGTCGCGCAGGACACGGGGGACAGCTCGCGGAGCTGGCTGCTGCACCGCCGCTTCATGCTGCGGGTGGCGGGTCTGCCGGTGGAGGCCGTGCACCGCCTGCGCAGCCCCGACGCCCGGCGCTGGGCCGCGGAGGTCCTGGCCGCCGAGCAGAAAGTGGCCTCGCTCGGGCAGGAGCTGAACGACCCGCTGACGGTCCTGGTCAAGGCCACCGAGGACGACGCGGACCGCCGGGCGGTGCTCGCGCTGCGCCGCCAGGTCTTCAACGACCGGCTGCCCGGCGACCCCGACGCCGTGCGCCGGCTGGCTGCCGGAGTCGGCGGCGGCACCGGCGACCTGCTCACCTGCTGGCTCGACGCCCGGCTGCGGCTGGCCGAACTGCACACCGCGGGCGGCCCGTTGCTCGACCGCGAACTGGCCGCCGCCAGAACGGCACTGCGCACCCTCGCCGGTGCGGACCGGCTGCGGCTCGCCCTCGCGCTCGCCTCGCCGACCCTCGACGGGCAGCTCGACGCCTTCATCGCCGACCGTGCGCCCGTACCGGACAAGCGGACCAGGAAGAAGGAGCGCTCCCTGCTGGCGTATCTCTACCGGACCGCCTGCAAGACCAGCCCGTTCAGCACCTTCACCGCCGTCGCCGAGGGCACCTTCGGCGACGCGGCACCCGAGGTGCGCACCGGCGAGCGCTGGACCAGCCATCCGCGGCTCAACGTCGTGGTCCTGGCCAGGCTCGCCGAACTGATCGCCGCCGACAGCGCCCGCCGCGACGACCTGCCGGTCACCCTGTCGGCCGGCTGGGAGCTCGACGAGGACCGCATCCGCTACGTCCGCCGCTCGGTCACCGCGGGCGACGACAGCGCCGCCGTCAGCTTCGACGCGGCCCACGACCGGTTGTTCTTCCTGCGCAACAGCGGCACGTTGGAGCGGCTGACCGCCCTCTTCCGCGAGCAACCGCACCTCAGCTACGCCGAGTTGACCGGTTGGCTGACCGCCGAGACCGGCGCGACCGGCGACCAGGCCGACCGCTACGCCGCGACACTGCTCGACCTGGGCATCCTGCAGATGACCGGCCTGGCGACCGACGTGCACACCGCGGACCCGCTGCGGTCCTTCCGCGCCGCCCTGCGCGACCTGGGCCGCGACTGGGCCGACGACATCGCCGACCGCCTGGAGGGCCCCGCTGCCCGCGTGGACCGCTACCGGCACGCCGACGTCCCCGCCCGCCGCGCGCTGCTGGCCGGACTGCGCCACGACCTCGCCGCGTTGCAGGCCGACCTGGGCGCGGCCACGCCGTCGCTGCCGCAGACGCTGCTCTACGAGGACGTGCGCGAGCAGCCGGTCGCGGCCGACCTGGCCGAGTGGACCGAGCTGGCCGCCGCCCCGCTGCACGCCCTCACCGGGATGATGCCCGCCTTCGACGTGGCACTGCCCCAACGGCTCACCCTCAAGGGCTTCTTCGTGGCCCGCCACGGGCGCGGCGGGCGGTGCGAGGACCTGCTGCGGCTCGTGCACGACTTCCACGAGGACATCTTCACGCAGTATCTGCAGTTCACCTCGCTCAAGTCGCCGTGGGCGGCGGACGGTGCCCACGCCCCCGAGGAGAACTGGCTCGGCATGCCGGAGGTCGCCGCCCTGGACAGCGCCCGCGCCGCCTTCACCGGGCGGATGCGCGAGCTGTGGGCCGCGCACCCCGAGGGCGGCGCGGAACTGCGGCTCGGCGAAGACCTGGTGGCCGCCGTCACCGGCGAACTGGCGCCGCTCGGGACGGCGTTCGCCCCGCACAGCCACTTCCTGCAGCTCGCCCGCCGCCCCGGCGACCCGCTGGTGGTGCTCAACAACTCCTACGGCGGCCTGTCCTTCCCCTTCACCCGCTTCACCCACTGCTTCGACGACGACGATGCCCGGGGCGACGGCGGCCTGAGCGGGCGGCTGCGCGAGACGCTGCGGGACTGGCAGCCGCCCGGCGCGGTCTTCGCCGAGATCACCGCGGGCTCCGCGACCACCAACCTCAACCTGCACGGCCGGCTCACCGACTACGAGATCGTCTGCCCCGGCGAGAGCAGCACTGCCCCCGCCGAGGCCAGGATCGACCTGGACGACCTCTACGCCGAGCACGACGAGCAGGCCGACCGGCTGGTGCTGCGCTCCCGGCGGCTCGACCGCGAGGTCGTCCCCCTCTACCTGGGCTACCTGGTGCCGATGGTGCTGCCCGAGGTGCCGCGCACGCTGCTGCTGCTGTCGCCGACCTCCCGCGCCTCCTTCGACGTCTGGCGCGGGGTGCCAGAGGCCGCCGTGCGGGACGGGGTCACCAGCAGGCCGCGGGTCCGCTACCGCAGCGTGGTGCTGCACCGCAGGTCGTGGACGGCCGCGCCGGGCGCCCTGCCGGTACGCGAACCGGGCACGGACGAGGCCGGCTTCTTCCTGCGCTGGCAGCGCTGGCGGCGCGACCACGGCCTGCCGGAGAGGGTGTTCGCCACCCTGCACGAGCAACGTGACGGCGACACGGGCGGGTTCGGCGCTGCCTTCGGCGGCTCCAAGCCGCAGTACGTCGACTTCGACAGCCCCCTGTCGCTGATCGCCCTCGACGCGCTGACCGGCGGCGGCCGGACCAGGACGGTCTTCGAGGAGATGCTGCCGGGCGAGGAGGAGCTGCATGTGCGCTCCCCGGGCGGCCACCACGTCGCGGAACTCGCCGTCGAGATCGTCCCCCGCCCGGCGGCGCCCGCCGCCGCGCCCCGGCCAGGAAGGCAGGACAGCGCCGTATGA
- a CDS encoding nitroreductase family protein produces MGFAHEYATAIVRRGRYPMEPADFVPDWADRPRKGKHFPGAEAFPLPQAADLPPTGEATVQRGLFGPRGTGAFTLPLLAGMLQESYGLVGRRLAVQANSDLGTLPMYTQANWSRGTASGGGLYPVGVHWVAGPSGPLTPGVYYYSTPHHDLRRLLAGDVTAEVRAAGGADLAAYDQFLVLGVRFWQNAFKYNSFSYHVVTMDTGALLQTWRIWARARGLHIGPALWFDEARLGRLLGLAPDEEGVFAVVPLAWERPAVTSAPALAAPRVRYADQERSRTTMTFEIVRRMHEATLDGDADRPAAGALDGALALPVPPGGERTALPAPKALDTPVGTALRDRRSSFGRFQATTPLPAEALATVLAAVDAAGTLDSDAETPGAGPLTRAYVFVNHVAGVEPGSYLHDRADGSLRLVAAGAPGEFLQRNYFLANYNLEQAAAVIVPVARTTAVLDAVGDRGYRLVNAVIGGISQAVYTASAAAGLSCGVALGFDAISFTEELALDTTGEVPLLIMMIGHERPRPADFRYDLA; encoded by the coding sequence GTGGGATTCGCCCATGAGTACGCGACCGCCATCGTCCGGCGGGGCAGGTATCCCATGGAGCCGGCCGACTTCGTCCCCGACTGGGCCGACCGGCCGCGCAAGGGCAAGCACTTTCCCGGCGCCGAGGCCTTCCCGCTGCCGCAGGCCGCCGACCTGCCGCCCACCGGCGAGGCGACCGTGCAGCGTGGGCTGTTCGGGCCGCGCGGCACCGGGGCCTTCACACTGCCGCTGCTCGCCGGGATGCTCCAGGAGTCCTACGGCCTGGTCGGCCGCCGGCTCGCCGTGCAGGCCAACTCCGACCTCGGCACCCTGCCGATGTACACCCAGGCCAACTGGTCGCGCGGCACCGCCTCCGGCGGCGGCCTCTACCCGGTCGGCGTGCACTGGGTGGCAGGCCCCTCGGGCCCGCTGACCCCCGGCGTCTACTACTACTCCACCCCGCACCACGACCTGCGGCGGCTGCTGGCGGGCGACGTGACGGCCGAAGTGCGCGCGGCGGGCGGCGCGGACCTGGCGGCGTACGACCAGTTCCTGGTCCTCGGCGTGCGGTTCTGGCAGAACGCCTTCAAGTACAACAGCTTCAGCTACCACGTCGTGACGATGGACACCGGCGCCCTGCTGCAGACCTGGCGGATCTGGGCCAGGGCGCGCGGGCTGCACATCGGGCCCGCCCTGTGGTTCGACGAGGCCAGGCTCGGCCGGCTGCTGGGACTCGCACCGGACGAGGAGGGCGTCTTCGCGGTGGTCCCGCTCGCCTGGGAGCGGCCCGCCGTGACCTCGGCTCCCGCGCTCGCAGCCCCCCGCGTGCGATACGCCGACCAGGAGCGGTCCCGGACGACCATGACCTTCGAGATCGTACGCCGCATGCACGAAGCGACGCTCGACGGCGACGCCGACCGGCCCGCCGCAGGAGCGCTGGACGGCGCGCTGGCGCTGCCGGTGCCCCCCGGCGGCGAGCGGACCGCGCTGCCCGCACCGAAGGCGCTGGACACCCCGGTCGGCACCGCGCTGCGTGACCGGCGCAGCAGCTTCGGCCGCTTCCAGGCGACGACGCCGCTGCCGGCCGAAGCGCTCGCCACCGTGCTGGCCGCCGTCGACGCCGCCGGCACCCTGGACAGCGACGCGGAGACCCCGGGCGCCGGCCCGCTGACCCGGGCGTACGTCTTCGTCAACCACGTGGCGGGCGTCGAGCCCGGCAGCTATCTGCACGACCGCGCCGACGGCTCACTGCGGCTGGTCGCGGCGGGCGCGCCGGGCGAGTTCCTGCAGCGGAACTACTTCCTGGCCAACTACAACCTGGAGCAGGCGGCCGCCGTCATCGTGCCCGTCGCCCGCACCACCGCCGTGCTCGACGCGGTCGGCGACCGGGGATACCGCCTGGTCAACGCCGTGATCGGCGGGATCTCCCAGGCCGTCTACACCGCGTCGGCCGCGGCGGGCCTGTCCTGCGGGGTGGCGCTGGGCTTCGACGCGATCTCCTTCACCGAGGAGCTGGCGCTCGACACGACCGGCGAGGTGCCGCTGCTGATCATGATGATCGGCCACGAACGCCCCCGGCCCGCCGACTTCCGCTACGACCTCGCCTGA
- a CDS encoding TOMM precursor leader peptide-binding protein produces the protein MSPAPPPAATALAAAPRAGHAGPLDESCARLAGRLAAGLARHAGGDADVVVGALGVRDELAVGDGEDGPPGAVGVYRYGHLVLVGPFAPDGTAGCPRCLARRWQGVRSRALREALETGAGTRAAGTGAGDPAFGVDAVAALIAAHRERPGGAGQLPYAFLVDAETLRVTRFAFVPDAECPRCGERAADTAEGARISFAPAPKPAPDVFRARPADDYDVPFEAFVNPAAGMLGPSVVPDLISASTSSTVGSFLLRSGDYLRECFWGGHTPRYRSSERVGLLEGLERFAGMRPRGKRTTVVAAYDELATVEAVLDPRACGLYCDDFHRSEPGVRPFDPARPIPWVWGWSLRDQRPLLVPEILAYYHAPGGLEHRFVQESSNGCASGGSLAEAVYHGLMEVVERDAFLLAWYGRAPLPEIDVAGSRSAHTHAMIDRLAMYGYRARFFDTRISFPIPVVTAVAERIDGGLGRLCFGAGAGLDPEAALAAGLCEIATDAVNLRRRTARDQARLRSLAADFDRVLVLHDHPLLYGLPEMAVHADFLLRGDRPRVAPADLGASGPGVLPPGDDLGDDVAACVEAVAKAGFDVVVVDQTMPEQRELGFHTAGVIVPGLLPIDFGWRRQRARHLPRTRTALRAAGLHTRDLTAADLNQAPHPFP, from the coding sequence GTGAGCCCGGCCCCGCCACCCGCCGCCACCGCCCTCGCGGCGGCCCCCAGGGCCGGTCACGCCGGACCGCTGGACGAGTCCTGCGCGCGGCTGGCCGGGCGGCTCGCCGCCGGCCTCGCCCGGCACGCGGGAGGGGACGCGGACGTCGTCGTCGGGGCGCTCGGGGTGCGGGACGAACTGGCCGTGGGCGACGGCGAGGACGGGCCGCCGGGCGCGGTCGGGGTGTACCGCTACGGGCACCTGGTCCTCGTCGGCCCGTTCGCGCCGGACGGCACCGCGGGCTGCCCGCGCTGCCTGGCCCGCCGCTGGCAGGGGGTGCGGTCCCGGGCGCTGCGCGAGGCGCTGGAGACCGGTGCAGGAACGCGGGCCGCAGGAACGGGCGCCGGTGACCCGGCCTTCGGGGTGGACGCCGTCGCCGCGCTGATCGCGGCGCACCGGGAGCGGCCGGGCGGCGCCGGACAACTGCCGTACGCCTTCCTGGTGGACGCCGAGACGCTGCGGGTGACCCGCTTCGCCTTCGTACCGGACGCCGAGTGCCCGCGCTGCGGCGAACGGGCCGCCGACACCGCTGAGGGCGCGCGGATCAGCTTCGCCCCGGCGCCGAAACCGGCCCCCGACGTCTTCCGCGCCCGGCCCGCCGACGACTACGACGTGCCCTTCGAGGCGTTCGTGAACCCGGCCGCGGGCATGCTCGGCCCCTCGGTGGTGCCCGATCTGATCTCGGCGTCCACCTCCTCGACCGTGGGCTCGTTCCTGCTGCGCTCCGGCGACTACCTGCGGGAGTGCTTCTGGGGGGGCCACACCCCGCGCTACCGCTCCAGCGAGCGCGTCGGCCTGCTTGAAGGGCTGGAGCGCTTCGCCGGGATGCGCCCGCGCGGCAAGCGCACCACGGTGGTGGCCGCCTACGACGAACTGGCGACCGTGGAGGCGGTGCTCGACCCGCGCGCCTGCGGGCTGTACTGCGACGACTTCCACCGGTCCGAGCCCGGCGTGCGGCCCTTCGACCCGGCCCGGCCGATCCCCTGGGTGTGGGGCTGGTCGCTGCGCGACCAACGGCCGCTGCTCGTACCGGAGATCCTTGCCTACTACCACGCACCCGGCGGCCTGGAGCACCGGTTCGTGCAGGAGAGTTCCAACGGCTGCGCGTCCGGCGGGAGTCTGGCCGAGGCCGTCTACCACGGCCTGATGGAGGTCGTCGAGCGCGACGCGTTCCTGCTGGCCTGGTACGGACGGGCGCCGCTGCCGGAGATCGACGTTGCCGGCAGCCGCAGCGCGCACACCCATGCGATGATCGACCGGCTCGCGATGTACGGCTACCGGGCCCGCTTCTTCGACACCCGGATCAGCTTCCCGATCCCGGTGGTCACCGCGGTGGCCGAGCGGATCGACGGCGGTCTCGGCCGGTTGTGCTTCGGGGCGGGCGCCGGACTCGACCCGGAGGCGGCGCTGGCGGCCGGGCTGTGCGAGATCGCCACCGACGCGGTCAACCTGCGCCGCAGGACCGCCCGCGACCAGGCCCGACTGCGGTCCCTGGCCGCCGACTTCGACCGGGTGCTGGTGCTGCACGACCACCCGCTGCTCTACGGCCTGCCCGAAATGGCCGTCCACGCCGACTTCCTGCTGCGCGGCGACCGCCCGCGCGTCGCGCCGGCCGACCTCGGCGCGAGCGGACCCGGCGTCCTGCCGCCCGGCGACGACCTCGGCGACGACGTGGCCGCCTGCGTCGAGGCGGTCGCGAAGGCCGGCTTCGACGTGGTCGTGGTCGACCAGACCATGCCCGAGCAGCGCGAACTCGGCTTCCACACCGCCGGGGTGATCGTGCCGGGCCTGCTGCCCATCGACTTCGGCTGGCGACGGCAGCGCGCCCGCCACCTGCCCAGGACGCGCACCGCACTGCGTGCGGCGGGCCTGCACACCCGCGACCTGACCGCCGCCGACCTCAACCAGGCCCCGCACCCGTTCCCTTGA